The following proteins come from a genomic window of Shinella zoogloeoides:
- the dinB gene encoding DNA polymerase IV: MDAFYASVEQRDNPELRGKPVAVGGSAARGVVAAASYEARAFGVRSALPSVTAKRRCPDLIFVPPRFETYRAVSAQIREIFAEHTDLIEPLSLDEAYLDVTENKQGIPIATDIATIIRARIKEVTGLSASAGISYCKFLAKMASDLNKPNGQAVITPKYGPAFVEALAVKKFHGVGPSTASKMEQLGILTGADLKAKSLAFLQQNFGKSGAWYYNISRGIDNRAVQPDRPRKSLGAEDTFSIDIFDHAAARAEITPIANKVWRQCEAKRLHGRTVTLKVKYADFQIITRSKTTTAPIATMDELEALAQLLLDPLFPTAKGVRLLGITLSSFIDDEVSEAGQLELQI, from the coding sequence ATGGATGCCTTTTACGCCTCCGTCGAACAACGCGACAATCCGGAGCTGCGCGGCAAGCCCGTCGCCGTCGGCGGCTCCGCGGCGCGCGGCGTTGTCGCCGCGGCGAGTTACGAAGCACGCGCTTTCGGCGTTCGTTCCGCCCTTCCGTCCGTCACCGCCAAACGGCGCTGCCCGGACCTCATCTTCGTGCCGCCGCGCTTCGAAACCTATCGCGCCGTCTCCGCGCAGATCCGGGAGATATTTGCCGAGCACACGGACCTGATCGAGCCGCTTTCCCTGGACGAAGCCTATCTCGATGTGACGGAAAACAAGCAGGGCATCCCGATCGCAACCGACATCGCGACGATCATCCGCGCGCGCATCAAGGAGGTCACCGGCCTCAGCGCGTCGGCAGGCATCTCCTATTGCAAGTTCTTAGCCAAGATGGCGTCGGATTTGAACAAGCCGAACGGTCAAGCCGTCATCACGCCGAAATACGGACCTGCTTTCGTCGAGGCGCTGGCGGTCAAGAAATTTCATGGTGTTGGGCCGTCCACCGCATCGAAAATGGAACAGCTCGGCATCCTGACCGGCGCAGACCTTAAGGCGAAATCGCTGGCCTTCCTGCAGCAAAATTTCGGCAAGTCTGGCGCCTGGTACTATAACATCTCCCGCGGCATCGATAATCGGGCAGTCCAGCCGGATCGACCGCGCAAATCGCTCGGCGCGGAAGACACCTTTTCGATCGACATCTTCGATCACGCGGCGGCCCGTGCCGAAATCACCCCAATCGCCAATAAGGTCTGGCGTCAATGCGAGGCGAAGAGGCTCCATGGGCGCACGGTAACGCTGAAGGTCAAATATGCCGACTTTCAGATCATCACGCGCAGCAAGACAACAACGGCGCCGATCGCCACGATGGACGAACTTGAGGCCCTTGCGCAATTGCTGCTCGACCCCTTGTTCCCGACCGCAAAAGGTGTTCGCCTGCTCGGCATTACGCTGTCGTCCTTCATCGATGACGAGGTGAGCGAGGCGGGTCAGCTCGAATTACAGATCTAG
- a CDS encoding SOS response-associated peptidase — protein sequence MCNDYRLMVDLASVIEEFAHLKIKIRFPEGRPNIEAREDIKITDTGPIVRTVEGERGAGELVQRRWSWPSPTRKPVYNFRSEGREFTSNRCLIVADGFYEFTAPADPKKKRKDKWLFRKVGEPIFAIAGIWRETEDIGEAYTMLTMEPGPDIAPYHDRQIVILERDSWADWLDPSVSAKPLIKPLPAGSLSVEQIG from the coding sequence ATGTGCAACGATTATCGCCTGATGGTCGATCTGGCCTCGGTCATCGAGGAATTCGCGCACTTGAAGATCAAAATCCGGTTTCCCGAAGGGCGTCCCAATATCGAGGCGCGCGAGGACATCAAGATCACTGATACAGGACCGATTGTCCGAACCGTCGAGGGCGAGCGCGGCGCCGGCGAACTGGTCCAGCGGCGGTGGAGCTGGCCAAGCCCGACCAGAAAGCCGGTTTATAATTTTCGCTCTGAAGGCCGAGAGTTCACATCCAACCGCTGCCTCATCGTCGCCGACGGTTTTTATGAGTTCACGGCCCCGGCTGACCCAAAAAAGAAGCGCAAGGACAAGTGGCTGTTCCGCAAGGTCGGCGAGCCCATATTTGCCATTGCCGGCATATGGCGTGAAACAGAGGACATCGGCGAGGCTTACACGATGCTGACGATGGAACCGGGGCCGGACATCGCACCCTATCATGACCGCCAGATCGTCATCCTCGAGCGCGACAGCTGGGCCGATTGGCTCGACCCTTCGGTGTCTGCCAAACCACTGATCAAGCCCCTTCCGGCCGGATCCCTCTCGGTGGAGCAGATCGGCTGA